A section of the Streptomyces sp. SLBN-118 genome encodes:
- a CDS encoding chorismate mutase produces MTTRDIDEGVRAELNRLRESIDNIDAAVVHMLAERFKCTQQVGHLKAQHHLPPADPERESRQIERLRQLAENAKLDPAFAEKLLNFIIAEVIRHHERIADGPLNGEGGPGE; encoded by the coding sequence ATGACCACGAGGGACATCGACGAGGGCGTACGCGCCGAACTGAACCGGCTGCGCGAGAGCATCGACAACATCGACGCGGCGGTCGTCCACATGCTCGCCGAGCGCTTCAAATGCACTCAGCAGGTCGGCCACCTCAAGGCCCAGCACCATCTGCCGCCGGCCGACCCGGAGCGTGAGTCCCGCCAGATCGAGCGGCTGAGACAGCTCGCCGAGAACGCGAAGCTGGACCCCGCCTTCGCGGAGAAACTGCTGAACTTCATCATCGCCGAGGTGATCCGCCACCATGAGCGGATCGCGGATGGGCCTCTCAACGGCGAAGGAGGCCCGGGGGAGTAA
- a CDS encoding beta-galactosidase family protein has translation MAEFTVGDTDFLMDGRPVRLLSGALHYFRVHEEQWDHRLAMLRAMGLNCVETYVPWNLHEPEPGRYADADALGRFLDAAHRAGLWAIVRPGPYICAEWENGGLPHWLTGRLGRRVRTEDAEYLGHVERWFTRLLPQVVERQITLGGPVIMVQVENEYGSYGTDQSYLRHLVDLLGGCGVSVPLCTSDGPEDHMLTGGSMPGVLATVNFGSGAREAFGTLRRHRPAGPLMCMEFWCGWFDHWGEDHVERRPADTAAALREILDAGASVNVYMAHGGTNFAGWAGANRTGDLQDLELEPTVTSYDYDAPIDEAGRPTEKFFRLREILARHHDGPLPELPPEPAVLGARLRADLRGWAPLADVLEALGDDEVEAPVPPTFEELGVDRGLVRYRVAVPGPRRPNPLSVAGLRDRAVVYVDGVAAGVLSGEYEALAEPVAGPASVELWVESLGRVNYGPRTGESKGITGGVLHERQYLHGVRARGLRLAAFEPAAVEKVPFRAPEGGAAGLYRGSFEAAAAGDARLELPGWTRGFVWVNGFCLGRYWAVGPQRSLFVPGPVVREGDNEVWVLEVEGAGGSLWLG, from the coding sequence ATGGCTGAGTTCACGGTGGGTGATACGGACTTCCTGATGGACGGGCGGCCCGTGCGGCTGTTGTCGGGCGCGCTGCACTACTTCCGGGTGCACGAGGAGCAGTGGGACCACCGGCTGGCGATGCTGCGGGCCATGGGTCTCAACTGCGTCGAGACATACGTCCCCTGGAACCTTCACGAGCCGGAGCCCGGCCGGTACGCCGACGCGGACGCGCTGGGCCGGTTCCTGGACGCCGCGCACCGGGCGGGGCTGTGGGCGATCGTGCGGCCGGGTCCGTACATCTGTGCCGAGTGGGAGAACGGCGGGCTGCCGCACTGGCTGACCGGGAGGCTCGGACGGCGTGTGCGTACCGAGGACGCCGAGTATCTGGGGCATGTGGAGCGCTGGTTCACCCGGCTCCTGCCGCAGGTCGTGGAGCGGCAGATCACGCTGGGCGGCCCGGTGATCATGGTGCAGGTCGAGAACGAGTACGGCAGCTACGGCACCGACCAGAGCTATCTGCGCCATCTCGTGGACCTGCTGGGGGGCTGCGGGGTGAGTGTGCCGCTGTGCACGTCCGACGGGCCCGAGGACCATATGCTCACCGGTGGCTCGATGCCGGGTGTGCTCGCGACGGTGAACTTCGGGTCCGGGGCCCGGGAGGCCTTCGGCACACTGCGCCGCCACCGGCCGGCCGGTCCGCTGATGTGCATGGAGTTCTGGTGCGGCTGGTTCGATCACTGGGGCGAGGACCATGTCGAACGCAGGCCCGCGGACACGGCGGCCGCGCTGCGGGAGATCCTCGACGCGGGCGCGTCGGTCAATGTGTACATGGCGCACGGCGGAACGAACTTCGCGGGCTGGGCGGGGGCGAACCGTACGGGCGATCTCCAGGATCTCGAACTGGAGCCGACCGTCACCTCCTACGACTACGACGCGCCGATCGACGAGGCCGGGCGTCCTACGGAGAAGTTCTTCAGGCTCCGGGAGATCCTTGCGCGCCATCACGACGGGCCGCTGCCCGAACTGCCGCCCGAGCCCGCCGTCCTGGGCGCGCGGCTGCGGGCGGACCTGCGCGGGTGGGCGCCGCTCGCTGATGTGCTGGAGGCGCTCGGCGACGACGAGGTGGAGGCTCCCGTGCCGCCCACGTTCGAGGAACTGGGCGTGGACCGCGGTCTGGTCCGCTACCGGGTGGCTGTTCCGGGCCCGCGCCGGCCGAATCCGCTGAGCGTCGCGGGCCTGCGGGACCGGGCCGTCGTGTACGTCGACGGGGTCGCGGCGGGCGTACTGAGCGGCGAGTACGAGGCCCTCGCGGAGCCGGTGGCCGGGCCCGCGTCGGTCGAGCTGTGGGTGGAGTCGCTGGGTCGGGTCAACTACGGGCCGCGGACGGGAGAATCCAAGGGCATCACGGGCGGGGTGCTGCACGAGAGGCAGTATCTGCACGGTGTACGTGCGCGGGGGCTGCGGCTGGCCGCGTTCGAGCCGGCGGCGGTGGAGAAGGTGCCCTTCCGGGCGCCCGAGGGCGGGGCGGCGGGCCTGTACCGGGGCTCGTTCGAGGCGGCCGCGGCGGGGGATGCGCGGCTTGAACTCCCCGGCTGGACGCGGGGGTTCGTGTGGGTGAACGGCTTCTGCCTGGGGCGGTACTGGGCGGTGGGCCCCCAGCGGTCGCTCTTCGTGCCGGGGCCGGTGGTGCGGGAGGGTGACAACGAGGTCTGGGTGCTGGAGGTGGAGGGGGCGGGAGGTTCGTTGTGGCTGGGCTGA
- a CDS encoding AraC family transcriptional regulator has translation MYHTWMRYFTPSPVHHRLGLACLGVGLQHGVLPTVGPRTLDHHVAVVISAGSGWFRAPDGRRTTITAPALLWLTPGVPHHYGPDPVGGWDESFVDFTGPATATYTELGYIEPDRPVVPLCDTAGARAAVGRIARAARRGNPLLEVETGAAVHELLVALRRARADTTAEGDPVLTALARDAFRPLSVAEHAARHGMTPAELRTAVRRGAGCSPKDYLLGIRLGRAKELLAATELPVAAIARRVGYEDPAYFSRLFTRRVGIAPIRFREQQGRTVPGGWSNQIPDPEHPPTITT, from the coding sequence ATGTACCACACCTGGATGCGCTACTTCACCCCGAGCCCCGTCCATCACCGCCTCGGCCTGGCGTGCCTCGGCGTCGGCCTCCAGCACGGCGTCCTGCCCACCGTCGGACCCCGCACCCTGGACCATCACGTCGCCGTCGTGATCAGCGCGGGCAGCGGCTGGTTCCGCGCCCCCGACGGGCGGCGCACTACCATCACAGCGCCCGCGCTGCTCTGGCTCACCCCCGGCGTCCCGCACCACTACGGCCCCGATCCGGTCGGCGGCTGGGACGAGAGCTTCGTCGACTTCACCGGGCCCGCCACGGCCACCTACACCGAACTGGGCTACATAGAGCCCGACCGGCCCGTCGTCCCCCTCTGCGACACCGCGGGCGCCCGTGCCGCCGTCGGCCGCATCGCCCGGGCCGCGCGCCGCGGCAACCCCCTCCTGGAGGTCGAGACCGGCGCCGCCGTCCACGAACTGCTCGTGGCCCTGCGCCGCGCCCGCGCCGACACCACCGCCGAGGGCGATCCGGTGCTCACCGCGCTGGCCCGCGACGCCTTCCGGCCGCTCTCCGTCGCCGAGCACGCCGCCCGGCACGGAATGACCCCCGCCGAACTGCGCACCGCCGTGCGCCGCGGCGCGGGATGCAGCCCCAAGGACTACCTCCTCGGCATCCGCCTCGGCCGGGCCAAGGAACTCCTCGCCGCCACCGAACTCCCGGTCGCCGCGATCGCCCGACGGGTCGGCTACGAGGACCCGGCGTACTTCTCCCGCCTCTTCACCCGCCGCGTCGGCATCGCGCCCATCCGCTTCCGCGAGCAGCAGGGCCGCACCGTCCCCGGCGGCTGGAGCAACCAGATCCCGGACCCCGAGCACCCGCCGACGATCACCACCTGA
- a CDS encoding trypsin-like serine protease, giving the protein MKKNIVRALQRCAAAGAVVLAAISLQPTSASAATPPVVGGTRAAQGEFPFMVRLSMGCGGALYTKQIVLTAAHCVSGSGNNTGITATAGVVDLQSSRAIKVKSTKVLQAPGYNGTGKDWALIKLAKPIDLPTLKIADTKAYDNGTFTVAGWGAAREGGGQQRYLRKAQVPFVSDASCKQAYPELVAGEEICAGFQQGGVDTCQGDSGGPMFRKDNNNAWIQVGIVSWGEGCARPDYPGVYTEVSTFAAAIKSAAAKL; this is encoded by the coding sequence TTGAAGAAGAACATCGTTCGCGCGCTCCAGAGATGCGCCGCCGCAGGCGCCGTCGTCCTCGCCGCGATCAGCCTCCAGCCCACCTCCGCCTCGGCCGCCACGCCTCCTGTCGTCGGCGGCACCCGCGCCGCCCAGGGCGAGTTCCCGTTCATGGTCCGGCTCTCCATGGGCTGCGGCGGCGCGCTCTACACCAAGCAGATCGTGCTCACGGCCGCGCACTGTGTGAGCGGCTCCGGCAACAACACCGGCATCACCGCGACCGCGGGCGTCGTCGACCTGCAGAGCTCCCGCGCCATCAAGGTCAAGTCGACCAAGGTCCTCCAGGCTCCCGGCTACAACGGCACGGGCAAGGACTGGGCGCTGATCAAGCTCGCCAAGCCGATCGACCTGCCCACCCTCAAGATCGCAGACACCAAGGCCTACGACAACGGCACCTTCACGGTCGCCGGCTGGGGAGCGGCCCGCGAGGGCGGCGGCCAGCAGCGCTACCTCCGCAAGGCCCAGGTGCCCTTCGTCTCCGACGCAAGCTGCAAGCAGGCGTACCCCGAGCTCGTGGCCGGCGAGGAGATCTGCGCCGGGTTCCAGCAGGGCGGCGTCGACACCTGCCAGGGTGACTCCGGCGGCCCGATGTTCCGCAAGGACAACAACAACGCGTGGATCCAGGTCGGCATCGTCAGCTGGGGCGAGGGCTGCGCGCGGCCCGACTACCCGGGTGTCTACACCGAGGTGTCCACCTTCGCGGCGGCCATCAAGTCCGCGGCGGCCAAGCTTTAG